GTCATCTTGTTATGTTATGCCTTTCATTATTGGAGAACATTCAGTTGGGACTCATCAGGAACAAAACACTGTAATAAGTATCGTATTAAATTAGAGGATTATCTCAAGTTCATTAACAAGCTGTCCTTGAGGTCCGACTAAGTAAATGGTCAGACCGGTTCTGCCAATCGGTGCTGGTAGAGGCAAGATTGAACCAAGCAATGAAAGGATTTCAAAACGTCTATGTAATGTCACAATAGCTCCTGATGAAGCTGGCTGCCTTAATGTCACATTGGTAACACAACCATTCGCACTGAGTATGCAGAGTCCACTCTATACTTCTTGCAAAATCTGACTTGATGCCAGGCTACGTCCAAGGATAATCTGATGGCCATGTTTCCAGTGGCGGGATCACTTTTTGAAGCTTACGGTCAAAACTATTTGAAAACGGATAATCTGATGGCCATGTTTCCAGTGGCGGACAGACCCAGCATTTACTTTTACCTgtgttataaaacaaaaatatcgaACGGAGATTCTAACCCGAGTTAAGGTGTGTCAGTACCCGCTGATTCTATAGTGTTCTAATTCAAAAACAAATGTATTTGAGATTTAACCTGTGTCAACTGACCCATCTTTTTCTTCGGTGGGTCTCCCtctgcatgttttttttttctattgttatatgaatttcaaatttaaaataaaatttttaaaaattataaatcggAAGTTTGTacaaaaacttataaataaGTACAAAGTAATTtatctaaacaaaaaataaatttcgttgtaaaaaaaacaaaaaagtaaaattcaAACGAGTTTTACACAAAAATCAACTGAAAAACAAAGCTCATAAAAACTGGTTCACATCTAAACCCCAACATAATTTCAAAGCCCACAAAAGGCCCACCTTAATTTAGGGTTTCACACTTTCAGCGTCTCTCCATTTCCCTTATATTTTCGCAGTCGGAAATTATACCACTCCTTCTACGATCAGCGCCAAGAGGAAGCAACGATGCCGGCAAAGCAGAGGACGCCGAAGGTCAGCAGAAACCCTGATCTAATCAGGGGAGTCGGTAAATACTCGAGGTCGCAGATGTACCACAAGAGGGGTCTTTGGGCTATCAAGGCCAAAAACGGCGGCGTTTTCCCTCGCCACGACGCTAAATCGAAGGTTGTTGCTGTAGCTGAGAAACCACCAAAGTTCTATCCAGCTGAAGATGTTAAGAAACCTCTCGCCAACAGGCGCAAGGCAAATCCGACCAAGCTCAGGTACTTTTATCATACACACTGTCCCGTTGTCTTAGATAGAAACTTAGTTCGATGTAACTGTCTTCTATGTGTTAGGTTGTTTGGTTAGTGGAGTTAAGTTAAAAGTCCGACATGTATTGTTTGGTCTGGTTATACTTTCATGTATATTATTAGGCTTTGTTCCATGATGTGAAGAcaaattaatttgatttaatttgtaTATGTAACTAGAGGATGAGATGTATATTGAATATTTATACGCTGTAATCTCTTTCAGCTTTTCTTAGTTATGTTTCTGATTTAATCCAATCTCCTTGTGACTGTATTGCAGATCCAGCATCACCCCAGGAACAGTGCTGATCATCCTTGCTGGTAGGTTCAAGGGCAAGAGAGTTGTCTTCTTGAAGCAGCTTTCCTCTGGTTTGCTTCTTGTGTCCGGTGAGTTTTTTTCTACTTCTCATGATCTTTGCCGACCATTAACATTTTAAGATGagctttaataattttttatatatattatttagagaCTAAAAAActttatgtatattaattttaaataaatttgggaGTTAAACCTTATGTTTCATTAGGCTTTGCTGCCTTGAATATTCATCTATACCGGCCCTGATTATCGATCCGAAGTATTCCTTCGGATCGCTCCTTCGGATCGCTACTTCTTGTCATCTAACTTGTTTCTGTTTTGTAATTGACCCTTCAGGACCGTTCAAGATCAATGGTGTTCCTCTGAGACGTGTTAACCAGTCTTACGTGATCGGAACGTCCACAAAGGTTGATGTTTCTGGTGTTAGCCTTGAGAAATTCGATGATAAGTATTTTGGAAAGGTGGCTGAGAAAAAGAACAAGAAGGGAGAAGGCGAGTTCTTCGAAGTAAAGAAAGAGGTGATCATCTTCTTTGGGATATCTCTATATCAGCTACTTTGATGAATATATAATATgacacatctaaaatatataatatttccttCGCAGGAGAAGGTGTTCCCACAAGGGAAGAAAGATGACCAGAAAGCTGTGGATGGAGCATTGATCAAAGCCATTGAGTCAGTTCCTGAGTTGAAGACTTACCTTGGCGCAAGGTTTTCACTGAAACAAGGAATGAAGCCACATGAGCTTGTTTTCTAGATTTCAATATAAActtttatgtgtgtgtttagAGTATTGTTTACTCTCAACgtttgtttttgttcttgtcCACTTGCTAGAATTTTGGCTTATACAttctatattttatgttttcacaTTTGGTATAAACAATCGATCTTAATGTAAACTTTGAAGCAATATATTTCAATAGATAGTAGTACTCTTGTTATGTTGAAAAACTAACTTAGATGAGAGCATAGCTTTTTCCACTTTTGAGTCTTTTGTTGTAATGTGATTGATACTAATATAGACACTTGTCGACCATTATCTTTTTGATGCATAGCTCGGAGTTTTTGACAATCTTGTGGCCGGAAACGAGTCGTGAGCGAGTTCTACTCTCCTTTTACCCCaatttgtttgtttatcttttagcTTTAAAAGGATAAAAGCTGACCATAGTAGCACGTAATGGCCTAATGGGGAAAACATTTGAGTCACATGTAAGTTGTGTTTCGTGTTCAACTTTGATTTGTGTGtaatcaaaattcaaaacattcGCAATCTACAGACAGCCCCATAACTAATGACTTAATGATTACATATtactttttctatatatatttcttaggtaagctatttaaatttaatgttttttaagtGATATCAATATTCCATGATTCAAAGAGTTTGTTGATTTAATGTCATAAGTTAAAGGATCAAATTCTATAATGGACCACTTgcatctgaaaaaatctattatGGACCCCTTATAATTTGAATTTCTTTtagaattaaatttaatatgaaaAGTCAGCAAAATGTCCATCAAACCTAAAAACTTTAACTTATTTACCAACCCAACCAACTAAATCCGAACCCAAACTCAATACCCAAAACCCGGCCCATATtcatttaactttaaatatttaaaattatttttatcagttGTAccagttgtactagttgtacagTTATATCAGTTGTACAGTTATACCAGTTGTACAGTTAtcagttgtactagttatacagTTATATCAGTTGTACTAGCAGTACTAATTGTACATTTGAACTAGTTATACAATTTATAATAGCTGTGGCATTGTTGTTTTTAAATAGAAAGTGTAAAACAccgattataataatatttgagttttaagaatttttttcatatcCGACCTGGATTCGTGGTTAAATCAATAGACCCGATACATTATACATAATCCGGTtcatatttaatgaaaaaaaaacgttaattaaaaattagataGAGCCCggtaaaaatccaaaaactcactattaacccgctaaaaacacaaaatatctgatagtatttttttaaaaaaattgatggaattactcatatattttttaacattacaTAAATTTGTGATTCTTTagaatattatgaaattttattaagttatccaaataaaaaatgaaaatataaaaaagcttattgatatgaaaatattagtttattttcgttattaataacctattataagtttgtatttatagtttagatttaaaaattgatcTGGAAGTTGAGTTAAAAAATCCTTAAAAAAGAATGGATCCTTACGATAAATCCCTAAATACTTTggaagtttccttaaaaatctcaaTCACCATAGCGGCTGATCCAATTGAGAAAgctgatttagataaaaaaaatctccaaaattcACTCTTCCCTGCATGCATGTCTCAAAGAGCCATCCAACCAACTCTGGATTTTATCAATAGAAATATACTTTCACCGAGAAAACAAAAGATGATGCATAAGCCATCACAAGTCGaaaaagaatatattatttaacaaaataaatcattttaatcaaataattttgttaaaattacatttaattagtaaatgatataaatcagtagttttaaatgatatatatttttgaataacttcTTAAGTTGAGactaattttttgtaaaatgaactgatgcaaataatttatatttttacatcaaTTACTAAATGAATTGTTGTAAATTATGTGTATCATCACTTTCAGAGTCACTTTATAATTGTACCGACt
This window of the Brassica napus cultivar Da-Ae unplaced genomic scaffold, Da-Ae ScsIHWf_2460;HRSCAF=3176, whole genome shotgun sequence genome carries:
- the LOC125601146 gene encoding 60S ribosomal protein L6-3-like; protein product: MPAKQRTPKVSRNPDLIRGVGKYSRSQMYHKRGLWAIKAKNGGVFPRHDAKSKVVAVAEKPPKFYPAEDVKKPLANRRKANPTKLRSSITPGTVLIILAGRFKGKRVVFLKQLSSGLLLVSGPFKINGVPLRRVNQSYVIGTSTKVDVSGVSLEKFDDKYFGKVAEKKNKKGEGEFFEVKKEEKVFPQGKKDDQKAVDGALIKAIESVPELKTYLGARFSLKQGMKPHELVF